A region from the Variovorax paradoxus genome encodes:
- a CDS encoding peroxiredoxin, whose product MIKVGDTLPSATLQEYSEVEGEGCSIGPNPVDVSKATAGKTIALFALPGAFTPTCSAKHVPGYVQHFDDFKAAGVDEIWCVSVNDAFVMGAWARDQKTGAKVRMLADGSADFAKATGLTLDLTGRGMGLRSNRYSMLVKDGKVATLNVEAPGKFEVSSAETLLAQARG is encoded by the coding sequence ATGATCAAAGTCGGCGACACCCTTCCTTCGGCCACCCTGCAGGAATATTCCGAGGTCGAAGGCGAAGGCTGCAGCATCGGCCCGAACCCGGTGGACGTGAGCAAGGCCACGGCCGGCAAGACCATTGCGCTGTTCGCGCTGCCCGGCGCCTTCACGCCCACCTGCTCGGCCAAGCATGTGCCCGGCTATGTGCAGCACTTCGACGACTTCAAGGCCGCCGGCGTGGACGAGATCTGGTGCGTGAGCGTGAACGACGCCTTCGTGATGGGCGCCTGGGCGCGCGACCAGAAAACCGGCGCCAAGGTGCGCATGCTGGCCGACGGCAGCGCCGATTTCGCCAAGGCCACCGGCCTCACGCTCGACCTGACCGGCCGCGGCATGGGCCTGCGCAGCAACCGCTATTCGATGCTCGTGAAGGATGGCAAGGTGGCCACGCTGAACGTCGAGGCTCCGGGCAAGTTCGAGGTCAGCAGCGCCGAGACGCTGCTGGCGCAAGCCCGCGGCTGA
- the rpsQ gene encoding 30S ribosomal protein S17: MTEVKKSLKRTLIGKVVSDKRAKTVTVLVERRVKHELYGKIVAKTSKYHAHDEKGEYKLGDTIEITESRPISKTKNWVVTRLVEKAVLV, from the coding sequence ATGACGGAAGTTAAAAAATCCCTCAAGCGCACCTTGATCGGCAAGGTGGTCAGCGACAAGCGTGCCAAGACCGTGACCGTGCTGGTCGAGCGCCGTGTGAAGCACGAGCTCTACGGCAAGATCGTGGCCAAGACGAGCAAGTACCACGCCCATGACGAAAAGGGCGAGTACAAGCTGGGCGACACCATCGAGATCACGGAAAGCCGTCCGATCTCGAAGACCAAGAACTGGGTCGTGACCCGTCTGGTCGAGAAGGCCGTGCTGGTCTGA
- the rpmC gene encoding 50S ribosomal protein L29 yields the protein MTKAATLRTKDVAALQTEVKELQKAHFGLRMQKATQQLSNTSTLRVTRRDIARAKTILAQKQQEIPAAIKE from the coding sequence GTGACCAAGGCTGCAACCCTGCGCACGAAAGATGTCGCAGCGCTGCAAACCGAAGTCAAGGAACTGCAGAAGGCTCATTTCGGCCTGCGCATGCAAAAAGCCACGCAACAGCTGTCGAACACCTCGACGCTGCGCGTGACGCGCCGCGACATCGCGCGCGCCAAGACCATTCTTGCGCAGAAGCAGCAAGAAATCCCAGCCGCCATCAAGGAGTGA
- the rplP gene encoding 50S ribosomal protein L16 codes for MLQPARRKFRKEQKGRNTGIATRGNSVAFGDFGLKCTDRGRLTARQIEAARRAISRHVKRGGRIWIRVFPDKPISTKPAEVRMGNGKGNPEYYVAEIQPGKIVFEIVGVPEELAREAFRLAAAKLPLRTTFVARQLGA; via the coding sequence ATGCTGCAACCTGCACGCAGAAAGTTCCGCAAGGAACAAAAGGGCCGCAACACCGGCATCGCAACCCGGGGCAACTCGGTTGCCTTCGGTGATTTCGGTCTCAAATGCACCGACCGCGGCCGCCTCACGGCGCGCCAGATCGAAGCCGCTCGCCGCGCAATTTCGCGTCACGTGAAGCGCGGTGGCCGTATCTGGATCCGCGTGTTCCCGGACAAGCCAATCTCGACCAAGCCCGCCGAAGTGCGGATGGGTAACGGCAAGGGCAACCCCGAGTACTACGTCGCTGAAATCCAGCCTGGCAAGATCGTGTTCGAGATCGTCGGCGTGCCCGAAGAGCTCGCCCGCGAAGCGTTCCGCCTTGCCGCCGCCAAGCTTCCGCTGCGCACGACGTTCGTCGCGCGCCAGCTCGGCGCCTGA
- the rpsC gene encoding 30S ribosomal protein S3, giving the protein MGQKIHPTGFRLAVTRNWSSRWYASDRDFAGMLAEDIKVREYLKKKLKNASVSRVMIERPAKNARITIYSARPGVVIGKKGEDIENLKRELGKQLGVPVAVNIEEVRKPEIDAQLIADSITQQLEKRIMFRRAMKRAMQNAMRLGALGIKIMSSGRLNGIEIARCEWYREGRVPLHTLRADIDYGTSEAKTTYGVIGVKVWVYKGDTLGRNDLPAVETPRPDDERRPRGPRRDGRPGGDRPGSDRRGPGPRAGARGPIGGNTAPADGSDKPAEATGGAPAAPGADSKPAVKRVRKAAPAAAADGAKTE; this is encoded by the coding sequence ATGGGACAGAAAATCCACCCAACCGGGTTCCGCCTTGCGGTTACCCGTAACTGGTCCAGCCGCTGGTACGCAAGCGACCGCGATTTCGCGGGCATGCTGGCCGAAGACATCAAGGTTCGCGAATACCTCAAGAAGAAGCTGAAGAACGCTTCGGTGTCGCGCGTCATGATCGAGCGTCCCGCCAAGAATGCACGCATCACGATCTACTCGGCTCGTCCGGGCGTCGTGATCGGCAAGAAGGGCGAAGACATCGAGAACCTCAAGCGCGAACTGGGCAAGCAGCTCGGCGTGCCGGTGGCAGTGAACATCGAAGAAGTGCGCAAGCCCGAAATCGATGCCCAGCTGATCGCCGACAGCATCACGCAGCAGCTCGAAAAGCGGATCATGTTCCGCCGTGCCATGAAGCGCGCCATGCAAAACGCCATGCGTCTGGGTGCCCTGGGCATCAAGATCATGTCGTCGGGCCGCCTGAACGGCATCGAAATCGCTCGTTGCGAGTGGTACCGCGAAGGTCGCGTGCCGCTTCACACCCTGCGCGCCGACATCGACTACGGCACCTCGGAAGCCAAGACCACCTACGGCGTCATCGGCGTCAAGGTCTGGGTCTACAAGGGCGACACGCTGGGTCGCAACGACCTGCCGGCCGTCGAAACGCCGCGTCCCGACGACGAGCGTCGTCCGCGTGGTCCGCGCCGCGATGGCCGCCCGGGTGGCGACCGTCCGGGTTCGGACCGTCGTGGTCCCGGCCCGCGCGCCGGTGCCCGTGGCCCGATCGGTGGCAACACCGCCCCGGCCGACGGCAGCGACAAGCCCGCAGAAGCGACCGGTGGAGCTCCGGCTGCACCGGGTGCAGACTCGAAACCCGCCGTTAAGCGCGTCCGCAAAGCCGCGCCAGCTGCAGCAGCTGACGGTGCCAAGACCGAGTGA
- the rplV gene encoding 50S ribosomal protein L22 encodes MSETRAVLRGVRLSVDKGRLVADLIRGKKVDQALNVLQFTQKKAAVIIKKVLESAIANAEHNDGADIDELKVKTIYVEQGATLKRFTARAKGRGNRISKPTCHVYVTVGN; translated from the coding sequence ATGTCTGAAACACGTGCAGTCCTCCGCGGTGTCCGCCTGTCGGTCGACAAGGGCCGTCTGGTCGCTGACCTGATCCGCGGCAAGAAGGTCGATCAAGCGCTCAACGTTCTGCAGTTCACGCAGAAAAAGGCCGCTGTGATCATCAAGAAGGTGCTCGAGTCGGCCATCGCCAACGCCGAGCACAACGACGGTGCCGACATCGACGAACTGAAGGTCAAGACCATTTACGTCGAGCAAGGTGCAACGCTCAAGCGCTTCACGGCGCGGGCCAAGGGTCGCGGCAATCGCATCAGCAAGCCCACGTGCCATGTGTACGTGACGGTTGGCAACTAA
- the rpsS gene encoding 30S ribosomal protein S19, translating to MTRSLKKGPFVDHHLVAKADKAVTTKDKKPIKTWSRRSMVLPEFIGLTIAVHNGKQHVPVYITDQMVGHKLGEFALTRTFKGHPADKKVQKK from the coding sequence ATGACTCGCTCTCTCAAAAAGGGTCCTTTCGTCGACCACCACCTGGTGGCCAAGGCCGACAAGGCCGTGACGACCAAGGACAAGAAGCCGATCAAGACCTGGTCGCGTCGTTCGATGGTTCTGCCCGAGTTCATCGGCCTGACCATCGCCGTGCACAACGGCAAGCAACACGTGCCTGTGTACATCACCGACCAGATGGTCGGCCACAAGCTCGGCGAATTTGCGCTCACGCGCACGTTCAAGGGGCACCCCGCGGACAAAAAAGTCCAGAAGAAGTAA
- the rplB gene encoding 50S ribosomal protein L2 has translation MAVIKMKPTSPGQRGAVKISRDHLYKGAPHAALLEPQFQKAGRNNNGHITIRHRGGGSKHHYRVVDFVRNKDGIPAKVERIEYDPNRTAHIALVCYADGERRYIIAPRGLEAGATLLSGSEAPIRAGNTLPIRNIPVGSTIHCIELQPGKGAQIARSAGTSATLLAREGVYAQVRMRSGEVRRVHIECRATIGEVANEEHSLRQLGKAGAKRWKGIRPTVRGVVMNPVDHPHGGGEGKTGEGRHPVDPWGNLTKGYRTRNNKRTQVFIVSRRKK, from the coding sequence ATGGCCGTCATCAAGATGAAACCCACTTCGCCGGGCCAACGCGGCGCGGTGAAGATTTCGCGTGACCACCTGTACAAGGGTGCTCCGCACGCAGCCCTGCTGGAACCCCAGTTCCAGAAGGCCGGCCGCAACAACAACGGCCACATCACGATCCGTCACCGTGGCGGTGGTTCCAAGCACCACTACCGCGTTGTCGACTTCGTGCGCAACAAGGACGGCATCCCGGCCAAGGTCGAACGCATCGAGTACGACCCGAACCGCACCGCCCACATCGCTCTGGTCTGCTACGCCGACGGCGAGCGCCGCTACATCATCGCCCCGCGCGGTCTTGAGGCTGGCGCAACGCTGCTGAGCGGTTCGGAAGCCCCGATCCGCGCCGGCAACACGCTGCCGATCCGCAACATTCCGGTCGGCTCGACGATCCACTGCATCGAACTGCAACCCGGCAAGGGCGCGCAGATCGCGCGTTCGGCCGGCACGTCGGCCACGCTGCTGGCTCGCGAAGGCGTCTACGCCCAGGTCCGCATGCGTTCGGGTGAGGTGCGCCGCGTCCACATCGAATGCCGCGCCACCATCGGCGAAGTGGCCAACGAAGAGCACAGCCTGCGCCAGCTCGGCAAGGCAGGCGCCAAGCGCTGGAAGGGCATCCGCCCGACCGTCCGCGGCGTTGTGATGAACCCGGTCGACCACCCGCACGGTGGCGGCGAAGGCAAGACTGGCGAAGGCCGCCATCCTGTCGACCCATGGGGCAACCTGACCAAGGGCTATCGCACCCGTAACAACAAGCGCACGCAGGTCTTCATCGTGTCGCGTCGCAAGAAGTAA
- the rplW gene encoding 50S ribosomal protein L23 yields the protein MSRVNPTAAERTFEEGRLMAVLVAPIVSEKATMVGEKSNAVTFKVLQDATKPEIKAAVELMFKVEVQGVSVLNTKGKTKRFGKSIGRRDNVRKAYVTLKPGQELNLVGEGA from the coding sequence ATGAGCCGCGTGAACCCTACCGCCGCTGAACGTACGTTCGAAGAAGGCCGCCTGATGGCGGTGCTGGTCGCCCCGATCGTGTCCGAAAAGGCAACGATGGTCGGCGAGAAGTCGAACGCTGTCACTTTCAAGGTGCTGCAAGACGCCACCAAGCCCGAGATCAAGGCCGCCGTTGAACTGATGTTCAAGGTCGAAGTCCAGGGCGTGTCGGTGCTCAACACCAAGGGCAAGACCAAGCGCTTTGGCAAGTCCATCGGCCGCCGCGACAACGTTCGCAAGGCCTATGTGACGCTGAAGCCGGGTCAAGAGCTCAACCTCGTCGGGGAAGGCGCTTAA
- the rplD gene encoding 50S ribosomal protein L4: MQLELLNEQGQAASKYDAPETVFGRDYNEDLVHQIVVAFQANARQGTRAQKDREQVKHSTKKPFKQKGTGRARAGMTSSPLWRGGGRIFPNMPDENFSQKINKKMYRAGMAAIFSQLAREGRLAVVDSLTVDSPKTKPLAARFKAMNLESVLVIAEEVDENLYLASRNLVNILVVEPRYADPVSLVHYKKVLVTKGAVDKLKEMFA, encoded by the coding sequence ATGCAACTCGAACTCCTGAACGAACAAGGCCAGGCCGCGTCGAAATACGACGCCCCTGAAACCGTGTTCGGCCGTGACTACAACGAAGACCTGGTTCACCAGATCGTCGTTGCATTCCAGGCCAACGCCCGCCAAGGCACGCGCGCCCAGAAGGACCGCGAGCAGGTCAAGCACTCGACCAAGAAGCCTTTCAAGCAAAAGGGAACGGGCCGCGCCCGTGCCGGTATGACGTCCTCGCCGCTGTGGCGCGGGGGTGGCCGGATCTTCCCGAACATGCCTGACGAAAACTTCTCGCAGAAGATCAACAAGAAGATGTACCGCGCCGGCATGGCCGCCATCTTCTCGCAGCTCGCTCGTGAAGGCCGTCTGGCCGTGGTGGATTCGCTGACCGTGGATTCGCCCAAGACGAAGCCGCTGGCAGCCCGTTTCAAGGCGATGAATCTCGAGTCCGTGCTCGTGATCGCCGAAGAAGTCGACGAAAACCTGTACCTTGCCTCGCGCAATCTGGTCAACATCCTTGTGGTCGAACCTCGCTACGCCGATCCGGTGTCGCTGGTCCACTACAAGAAGGTGCTGGTCACCAAGGGTGCCGTCGACAAGCTCAAGGAGATGTTCGCATGA
- the rplC gene encoding 50S ribosomal protein L3, with translation MSLSNSLGLLGRKVGMMRLFTDDGDAVPVTVVDVSNNRVTQIKSQETDGYVALQVTFGSRKASRVTKPQAGHLAKAGVEAGEIIREFRVTADTAGQHKAGGVIAASSVFSVGQKVDVQGTSIGKGFAGTIKRHNMKSQRASHGNSRSHNVPGSIGMAQDPGRVFPGKRMTGHLGDVTKTTQNLDVFRIDEARQLLLIKGAIPGSKGGFVTVRPAIKAKPQAAEGAK, from the coding sequence ATGAGTCTGAGCAACTCCCTCGGGTTGCTGGGCCGCAAGGTGGGGATGATGCGTCTCTTCACCGATGACGGGGACGCAGTTCCTGTCACGGTGGTGGATGTATCCAACAACCGTGTGACCCAGATCAAGTCGCAAGAGACCGACGGCTACGTCGCACTGCAAGTGACCTTCGGTTCGCGCAAGGCATCTCGTGTGACCAAGCCGCAAGCCGGCCACCTCGCCAAGGCGGGTGTCGAAGCTGGCGAAATCATCCGCGAATTCCGCGTGACCGCCGATACCGCAGGCCAGCACAAGGCTGGCGGCGTCATCGCCGCGAGCAGCGTGTTCTCGGTGGGCCAGAAGGTCGACGTGCAAGGCACCTCGATCGGCAAGGGCTTCGCCGGCACGATCAAGCGCCACAACATGAAGTCGCAACGCGCGTCGCACGGCAACAGCCGTTCGCACAACGTTCCCGGCTCGATCGGCATGGCACAAGACCCCGGTCGCGTGTTCCCCGGCAAGCGCATGACGGGCCATCTGGGCGACGTCACCAAGACCACGCAGAACCTCGATGTCTTCCGCATCGACGAAGCGCGTCAACTGTTGCTCATCAAGGGCGCGATCCCGGGTTCGAAGGGTGGCTTCGTCACCGTGCGTCCCGCCATCAAGGCCAAGCCGCAAGCGGCTGAAGGAGCGAAGTAA
- the rpsJ gene encoding 30S ribosomal protein S10 — protein MATKQKIRIRLKAFDYKLIDQSAAEIVDTAKRTGAIVKGPVPLPTRMKRFDILRSPHVNKTSRDQLEIRTHQRLMDIVDPTDKTVDALMKLDLPAGVDVEIKLQ, from the coding sequence ATGGCTACCAAGCAAAAAATCCGCATCCGCCTGAAGGCGTTCGACTACAAGCTGATCGACCAGTCGGCAGCCGAAATCGTTGATACCGCCAAGCGCACCGGCGCGATCGTCAAGGGCCCCGTGCCCCTGCCGACCCGCATGAAGCGTTTCGACATCCTGCGTTCGCCGCACGTCAACAAGACGTCGCGCGACCAGCTCGAGATCCGCACGCACCAGCGCCTGATGGACATCGTCGACCCGACCGACAAGACCGTGGACGCGCTGATGAAGCTCGACCTGCCGGCCGGCGTGGACGTCGAGATCAAGCTGCAGTAA
- the tuf gene encoding elongation factor Tu, with the protein MAKGKFTRTKPHVNVGTIGHVDHGKTTLTAAIATVLSAKFGGEAKAYDQIDAAPEEKARGITINTAHVEYETANRHYAHVDCPGHADYVKNMITGAAQMDGAILVCSAADGPMPQTREHILLARQVGVGYIIVFLNKCDMVDDAELLELVEMEVRELLDKYEFPGDDTPIIHGSAKLALEGDKGKLGEEAIMKLADALDTYIPTPERAVDGTFLMPVEDVFSISGRGTVVTGAVERGVIKVGEEIEIVGIRPTVKTTCTGVEMFRKLLDQGQAGDNVGVLLRGTKREEVERGQVLCKPGSIKPHTHFTAEVYVLSKDEGGRHTPFFNNYRPQFYFRTTDVTGAIELPADKEMVMPGDNVSITVKLINPIAMEEGLRFAIREGGRTVGSGVVAKILDI; encoded by the coding sequence ATGGCAAAAGGTAAATTCACTCGCACCAAGCCGCACGTGAACGTGGGCACGATCGGTCACGTCGACCACGGCAAGACCACGCTGACGGCGGCGATCGCCACGGTGCTGTCGGCCAAGTTCGGCGGCGAAGCCAAGGCCTACGACCAGATCGACGCGGCGCCCGAAGAAAAGGCCCGCGGCATCACCATCAACACCGCCCACGTCGAGTACGAAACGGCCAACCGCCACTACGCCCACGTCGACTGCCCCGGCCACGCCGACTACGTCAAGAACATGATCACCGGTGCCGCCCAGATGGACGGCGCCATCCTCGTGTGCTCGGCCGCCGACGGCCCCATGCCCCAGACCCGCGAGCACATCTTGCTGGCGCGCCAGGTGGGTGTGGGCTACATCATCGTGTTCCTGAACAAGTGCGACATGGTGGACGACGCTGAACTGCTCGAGCTCGTCGAAATGGAAGTGCGCGAGCTGCTCGACAAGTACGAGTTCCCGGGCGACGACACCCCCATCATCCACGGCTCGGCCAAGCTCGCCCTCGAAGGCGACAAGGGCAAGCTGGGTGAAGAAGCCATCATGAAGCTGGCCGACGCCCTGGACACCTACATCCCGACGCCCGAGCGCGCCGTGGACGGCACCTTCCTGATGCCTGTGGAAGACGTGTTCTCGATCTCCGGCCGCGGCACCGTCGTGACCGGCGCCGTCGAGCGCGGCGTGATCAAGGTCGGCGAGGAAATCGAGATCGTGGGCATCCGCCCGACCGTCAAGACCACCTGCACCGGCGTGGAAATGTTCCGCAAGCTGCTCGACCAGGGCCAGGCCGGCGACAACGTCGGCGTGCTGCTGCGCGGCACCAAGCGCGAAGAAGTCGAGCGCGGCCAGGTGCTGTGCAAGCCCGGCTCGATCAAGCCGCACACGCACTTCACCGCCGAGGTGTACGTGCTGTCCAAGGACGAGGGCGGCCGTCACACGCCGTTCTTCAACAACTACCGTCCGCAGTTCTACTTCCGCACCACGGACGTGACCGGCGCGATCGAGCTGCCCGCGGACAAGGAAATGGTCATGCCTGGCGACAACGTCAGCATCACCGTGAAGCTGATCAACCCGATCGCGATGGAAGAAGGCCTGCGCTTCGCCATCCGCGAAGGCGGCCGCACCGTGGGTTCGGGCGTCGTGGCAAAGATCCTCGACATCTAA
- the fusA gene encoding elongation factor G produces MSRKTPIERYRNIGISAHIDAGKTTTTERILFYTGVNHKIGEVHDGAATMDWMEQEQERGITITSAATTCFWKGMAGTFDEHRINIIDTPGHVDFTIEVERSMRVLDGAVMVYDAVGGVQPQSETVWRQANKYKVPRLAFVNKMDRTGADFLRVRQMMVDRLKANPVVIQIPIGAEERFQGIVDLVKMKSIIWDEEKGVTFKYGEIPADLAEVCAEYREKLVEAAAEASEELMNKYLEGNELTEAEIKAAIRQRTIAGEIQPMLCGSAFKNKGVQAMLDAVVEYMPAPTDIPPVKGMDEDEVPTTRKADDSEKFSALAFKLMTDPFVGQLTFVRVYSGVLTKGDSVYNPVRGKKERIGRIVQMHANNRVEVSEIRAGDIAACIGLKEVTTGETLCDPAAILTLERMVFPESVISQAVEPKTKVDQEKMGIALQRLAQEDPSFRVKTDEESGQTIIAGMGELHLEIIVDRMKREFGVEANVGKPQVAYRETIRKTVEDAEGKFVRQSGGKGQYGHVVLKLEPQEAGKGFEFVDAIKGGVVPREYIPAVEKGVVEALTQGVLAGYPVVDVKVTLHFGSYHDVDSNEMAFKMAAIFGFKEGARKAGPVILEPMMAVEVETPEDYAGNVMGDLSSRRGMVQGMEDMIGGGKAIKAEVPLSEMFGYSTTLRSMSQGRATYTMEFKHYAEAPRNVAEAIVAARAK; encoded by the coding sequence ATGTCCCGCAAGACCCCCATCGAGCGCTACCGCAACATCGGCATCTCCGCGCACATCGACGCCGGCAAGACCACGACGACCGAGCGCATCCTGTTCTACACCGGTGTGAACCACAAGATCGGTGAAGTGCACGATGGCGCCGCCACGATGGACTGGATGGAGCAAGAGCAAGAGCGCGGCATCACGATCACCTCGGCGGCCACCACCTGCTTCTGGAAGGGCATGGCGGGCACGTTCGACGAACACCGCATCAACATCATCGACACCCCCGGCCACGTGGACTTCACCATTGAAGTCGAGCGCTCGATGCGCGTGCTGGACGGCGCCGTCATGGTGTACGACGCGGTCGGCGGCGTGCAGCCCCAGTCCGAAACCGTCTGGCGCCAGGCCAACAAGTACAAGGTTCCGCGTCTCGCGTTCGTCAACAAGATGGACCGTACCGGCGCCGACTTCCTGCGCGTGCGTCAGATGATGGTGGACCGCCTGAAGGCCAACCCCGTCGTGATCCAGATCCCGATCGGCGCCGAAGAGCGCTTCCAGGGCATCGTCGACCTCGTCAAGATGAAGTCGATCATCTGGGACGAAGAAAAGGGCGTGACCTTCAAGTACGGCGAAATCCCGGCCGACCTGGCCGAGGTGTGCGCCGAGTACCGCGAAAAGCTCGTCGAAGCTGCTGCCGAAGCGAGCGAAGAGCTCATGAACAAGTACCTCGAAGGCAATGAGCTGACCGAAGCCGAAATCAAGGCGGCGATCCGCCAACGCACCATCGCTGGCGAAATCCAGCCGATGCTGTGCGGCTCGGCCTTCAAGAACAAGGGCGTGCAGGCCATGCTCGACGCCGTCGTCGAATACATGCCCGCACCGACCGACATTCCCCCGGTCAAGGGCATGGACGAAGACGAAGTGCCGACGACCCGCAAGGCCGACGACAGCGAAAAGTTCTCCGCCCTCGCATTCAAGCTCATGACCGACCCGTTCGTCGGCCAGTTGACCTTCGTTCGCGTCTATTCCGGCGTGCTGACCAAGGGCGACAGCGTCTACAACCCGGTGCGCGGCAAGAAGGAACGCATCGGCCGGATCGTGCAGATGCACGCCAACAACCGCGTCGAAGTGAGCGAAATCCGCGCTGGCGACATCGCCGCCTGTATTGGCCTGAAGGAAGTGACCACGGGCGAAACCCTGTGCGATCCCGCAGCCATTCTGACGCTCGAGCGCATGGTGTTCCCGGAATCGGTGATCTCGCAGGCCGTCGAGCCCAAGACCAAGGTCGACCAGGAAAAGATGGGCATCGCCCTGCAACGCCTGGCACAGGAAGACCCGTCGTTCCGCGTCAAGACCGACGAAGAATCGGGCCAGACCATCATCGCCGGCATGGGCGAGCTTCACCTCGAAATCATCGTGGACCGCATGAAGCGCGAGTTCGGCGTGGAAGCCAACGTGGGCAAGCCGCAGGTGGCCTACCGCGAAACGATCCGCAAGACCGTCGAAGATGCCGAAGGCAAGTTCGTTCGCCAGTCGGGCGGCAAGGGCCAGTACGGCCACGTCGTCCTGAAGCTCGAGCCGCAGGAAGCGGGCAAGGGCTTCGAGTTCGTCGACGCCATCAAGGGCGGTGTGGTTCCTCGCGAATACATCCCCGCAGTGGAAAAGGGCGTTGTGGAAGCGCTGACGCAAGGCGTGCTGGCGGGCTACCCCGTCGTCGACGTCAAGGTCACGCTGCACTTCGGCTCCTACCACGACGTGGACTCGAACGAAATGGCGTTCAAGATGGCCGCCATCTTCGGTTTCAAGGAAGGCGCCCGCAAGGCCGGCCCCGTGATTCTCGAGCCGATGATGGCCGTGGAAGTCGAAACGCCTGAAGACTACGCCGGCAACGTGATGGGCGACCTGTCCTCACGCCGCGGCATGGTTCAGGGCATGGAAGACATGATCGGTGGCGGCAAGGCCATCAAGGCCGAAGTGCCGCTGTCGGAAATGTTCGGCTACTCGACCACGCTGCGTTCGATGTCGCAAGGCCGCGCCACGTACACGATGGAGTTCAAGCATTACGCTGAAGCTCCGCGCAATGTCGCAGAAGCCATCGTGGCTGCTCGCGCAAAGTAA
- the rpsG gene encoding 30S ribosomal protein S7 — MPRRREVPKREILPDPKYGNVELSKFMNVIMEGGKKAVAERIIYGALEFIEKKNPDKDPLEAFTVAINNVKPMVEVKSRRVGGANYQVPVEVRPVRRLALSMRWIKEAARKRGEKSMALRLANELMEATEGRGGAMKKRDEVHRMAEANRAFSHFRF, encoded by the coding sequence ATGCCACGTCGTCGCGAAGTCCCCAAACGTGAAATCCTGCCGGATCCCAAGTACGGCAATGTCGAGCTGTCCAAATTCATGAACGTGATCATGGAAGGCGGCAAGAAGGCTGTTGCCGAACGCATCATCTACGGTGCGCTCGAATTCATCGAAAAGAAGAACCCGGACAAGGACCCGCTCGAAGCTTTCACCGTTGCCATCAACAACGTGAAGCCGATGGTCGAAGTCAAGTCGCGCCGTGTCGGTGGTGCGAACTACCAGGTGCCGGTCGAAGTGCGCCCGGTGCGCCGTCTGGCGCTGTCCATGCGCTGGATCAAGGAAGCCGCCCGCAAGCGTGGCGAGAAGTCGATGGCCCTGCGTCTGGCCAACGAGCTGATGGAAGCCACGGAAGGCCGTGGCGGCGCCATGAAGAAGCGCGACGAAGTGCACCGCATGGCAGAAGCCAACCGGGCATTCAGCCACTTCCGCTTCTAA
- the rpsL gene encoding 30S ribosomal protein S12, whose protein sequence is MPTINQLVRQGRTVEKINSKSPAMQNSPQRRGVCTRVYTTTPKKPNSALRKVAKVRLTNGFEVISYIGGEGHNLQEHSVVLVRGGRVKDLPGVRYHIVRGSLDLQGVKDRKQSRSKYGAKRPKKA, encoded by the coding sequence ATGCCAACCATCAATCAACTGGTGCGTCAGGGTCGAACGGTCGAAAAGATCAATTCGAAGAGCCCTGCCATGCAGAACTCGCCGCAACGCCGCGGTGTCTGCACCCGCGTCTACACCACGACGCCCAAGAAGCCCAACTCGGCGCTTCGTAAAGTTGCCAAGGTCCGCCTGACCAATGGCTTCGAAGTCATCTCCTACATCGGCGGCGAAGGCCACAACCTGCAGGAACACAGCGTCGTGCTGGTTCGCGGCGGTCGTGTCAAGGACTTGCCCGGTGTTCGCTACCACATCGTGCGCGGTTCGCTCGACCTGCAAGGCGTGAAAGACCGCAAGCAGTCGCGTTCCAAGTACGGCGCAAAGCGCCCCAAGAAGGCCTAA